A region of the Muricauda sp. MAR_2010_75 genome:
ATTGACTTCATTTCATGATACATTCGATTATATATTTGTGAAATACCGAAGGAACCATGACAAAGTCCAGCATCTACAACCAAGTTTTGTTCATATGATTTTCGTTTTGATGATTCTTTAAACACATGGATGGATGCATCCTTTATCTTCTGCTGCCCCGTGCTTTTATATGCACTCCACAATGATATACCAATACCCAAATCTCCATAGCACCAACCTAACCGGCTGGGCACATTCAGTGGTTGTCCTTTTAGGCTTATCCAATCAGGAAATACAGAAATTCCATTTGCACTTCGACCCATATAGGAAAGCACAAACTCTACAGAGCCATTTAACAAGTCTTCACATTCATCCGTAAAGAAATCTTGTCTATGTAATCTAGCCAAAAATCCAATAATACTTGAAATCCCATGTGATAGGCTCAAATTATAGCCTCTTGTTTTACCTTGGTAATCAAGGACGGAAATCCATTCAACAGAATTTGAGAGTTTATTTCTCTTCGATTGTTCTTTCAGATTTTTTACAAAATCCAATAATGAAGATTGGTAGAACAACTTCATATGTGTGTTTGAAGTGGTTTTATATCGATTTAAAAAATAAAATGCATAACCAAGAGCCTCGTGCAAAAAATCAAACTTCCCATCTTTGATATTAGTTGTCATTATTTGATTCAAATACCCATCCAGTTGAAACAACATATCATCACATTCATTATATATAAAACCACTCTCCTTCAAATGATCAAGAACCCATCCCATACCAGCTAAGCCCGCACAATAAGTAGGATATGAAAAGCCATTATTTATGTTTTCGATACATCTTTTAAGAATTTCCTCCCCTTTTTTCTTTTCATTTGAATTGTCAATTAACTTTGAATAGTAAAATTTAAAAAGCGCCAAACCAGAAAGCCCAGCCAATCCCCCAACTTGATTATACAAGTCATAGTGATTGTCTATATCTTCATTAATTTCTATTAGCTTTTCCCACAATAGTTGTTTGTCCATTTGATTACTTTCCTTGAATAAATAATTACTTTAAACGAGGCTGATTTGAAAAATCATTGCATTATTTGTCAGATGTAGAAATGTATATACAGTTAGTCAACAAATAAAGAAGGCCAAACATGTTTGGCCCTCATCATCTAACAAATTCT
Encoded here:
- a CDS encoding lanthionine synthetase LanC family protein; translation: MDKQLLWEKLIEINEDIDNHYDLYNQVGGLAGLSGLALFKFYYSKLIDNSNEKKKGEEILKRCIENINNGFSYPTYCAGLAGMGWVLDHLKESGFIYNECDDMLFQLDGYLNQIMTTNIKDGKFDFLHEALGYAFYFLNRYKTTSNTHMKLFYQSSLLDFVKNLKEQSKRNKLSNSVEWISVLDYQGKTRGYNLSLSHGISSIIGFLARLHRQDFFTDECEDLLNGSVEFVLSYMGRSANGISVFPDWISLKGQPLNVPSRLGWCYGDLGIGISLWSAYKSTGQQKIKDASIHVFKESSKRKSYEQNLVVDAGLCHGSFGISQIYNRMYHEMKSISDDDMEIDFFLQEANFWAYDGLTRANHNGGFAGFKEWKGTDKRWVGSHFVLTGTAGIGLAIISNLSTSSEFEPNWDACLMIA